Proteins encoded in a region of the Zea mays cultivar B73 chromosome 4, Zm-B73-REFERENCE-NAM-5.0, whole genome shotgun sequence genome:
- the LOC103652706 gene encoding putative disease resistance protein At3g14460 isoform X1: protein MVGAEIAKKLKRSPLAARTVGRQLCIRPNIEFWRNTRDRDLLDETMGALWWSYQHLDEQVRRCFSYCSIFPRRHWLDPEYLVRLWVAEGFVTSRNTGEELEAVGRGYFDELVSASFLQPVDGDKERYTIHDLLHDLVSKVAGSDCFRADNGWEGEFPQDVRHLWVENCKLDLIAHKITRLKKLRTLIISAGENDTPVEEKALLENIFTGVTTLRVLQITPWTAGTLSFPASVGRLKHLRYLSVGRHIGGTKVILPSTVVLGLYHLQLLDCPSVAFSSCEDIVKGLFGCTGMSQDSFQLIKIYIN, encoded by the coding sequence ATGGTCGGAGCTGAGATTGCGAAAAAGCTCAAGCGGTCACCTCTAGCTGCCAGAACAGTGGGAAGACAGTTATGTATAAGACCAAACATCGAGTTTTGGAGGAATACTCGGGATCGAGACCTTCTGGACGAGACAATGGGAGCTCTGTGGTGGAGCTACCAGCATCTAGATGAGCAGGTCAGGCGATGCTTTTCTTATTGCAGTATTTTTCCCAGGAGGCATTGGCTGGACCCTGAGTATTTAGTCAGGTTGTGGGTGGCAGAAGGATTTGTCACCAGCCGCAATACAGGGGAGGAACTGGAGGCTGTTGGTCGAGGCTACTTTGATGAGTTAGTGTCAGCCTCATTTCTGCAACCAGTAGATGGTGACAAGGAACGCTATACGATCCATGATCTGTTGCATGACTTGGTAAGTAAAGTAGCTGGAAGTGACTGCTTCAGAGCTGACAATGGCTGGGAAGGAGAATTTCCTCAGGATGTCCGTCATCTTTGGGTTGAGAACTGTAAACTAGACTTGATTGCCCACAAGATTACCAGACTGAAAAAGCTACGCACCCTGATCATTTCTGCTGGTGAGAATGACACGCCAGTTGAGGAAAAAGCCTTgttggaaaatattttcacgggtGTGACGACATTGCGGGTGCTCCAGATAACACCCTGGACAGCAGGAACTCTCTCATTCCCAGCATCTGTCGGGCGGCTAAAGCATCTACGCTATCTTTCTGTCGGTAGGCATATTGGCGGTACTAAGGTGATTCTGCCAAGTACGGTTGTTTTGGGACTGTACCATCTGCAGCTTTTGGATTGCCCTTCTGTAGCCTTCTCCTCCTGCGAAGATATTGTTAAGGGCCTGTTCGGTTGTACCGGAATGAGCCAGGATTCATTCCAGCTcatcaaaatctatataaattag